The stretch of DNA AAAAGCTTGTGAATTAATTTGCCCCGGAAAACCAAGACCATGTCCTAAGGTAAGTTTGatatgttattaataataacttattatgttttatttgtcatattttaaataaattgaaaatgaatttacgttttttttttttttttttctcacttagaTTTGTGTTTCTGGATGTGTTTGTATAGAAGGCTATGCAAGAACAGATAAAAATGGTTATTGTGTACCCATTTCTCGTTGCGGAAAATCCGAagcattttaattatcaagtttaaCTAAGCTAAATACACTTCAgtaatcaagaaaaatattctatttattgcaaataaataaaaaaaaacaatattaaaaataaatatttccgTACAAATTTTGTTCAACTATTACAGTCAATAAACatgcaataaaattaatttgaatgaacattaataaagaaaaataatgagttTAACTAAACTAAACTATGATATTAGTAAATtgattcatgttttttttaaaaaagtaatatgttttcatgttttaatgtaaaaattaaattgattcaacttaagtaataataatgatgctgTTAAAATCTGTaacctataaaaaaaatataaatatatagtataCAGCCTTGCTGTTTAACAATTGAAAGTCTTCTTTTATTTGGattaccaataatttttttaactataaaaaaaattttgtttgcaTACGTAGTCAATAAATACATGttaattaaaagcaataaataaatacttcaGTAACGTCAATAAGGAAAACACCTGTTTCGCAATGAATGTTTACATTCAAAACAAACCAGTGGATCGATGCACATTTTTCCTTATAAAAGAATGATTTGTcgcaagttttattttaaaatcataaactCAATTGTGTATTCGACacttaacataaaaatatgtctcgtttgtttttttattttcttatcgtAACTGTATTGTTTGCagcaggtaaaaaaaaagtttaatcaCTTATAatagatttaatatttcttaattttatccGTGATTGccttattaatttaatttacaggcATTAATGCAACAGCATCTCCTTAggtaaattgatattttcattatgttttaaataaattaaaaccaaTGATTAacgttttttcatttgtttttatttgcatttagAACTGTGTCTGTCCGAATTTCCCGAGAGGTGGACCAGCTTGTGGTTGTGCAatagaataatatatttttatcgttaaaaaattattgttacgaAAAAACCGGTATACTCTTGTTAGtcgaaatatttctccgtatagttttgaataattcatctaaattttgtcttattttttccggaatttcTATGTAATTGAGACTTTGAGAAAAAATACggagaatcatttttttttttggaagaaAATTACGGAGATATTTCTAGGAATATTTACTTAAATTTAGAGATATTTGCAAACGAGTTTGTGaagtatgtatgtatgtattcGTAATTTTTGTTTCGAAAATTCGAAAAGATTCTCGAGTGAAttggtataaatattttagtttctataatcatgaatttttatacaagGAAAATCTAAAGGCTGCTCCAAAAATAtctccataatttttttttttttcaaaagaataCATGTCTGGTTTTTCTCCTGAAGTCTTAATCATGTAGATATTATACAGAAAAAGACTGATAATAATCCAAAATAAATACTAGAAATATACAGTGAAAATCTGGAGAAATATTTACACAAAGGCATTATATCAACATTCAATAAGTAACAACAGTAAACCTCATTGTCAACATATTTCTTCAAATGTGTTCtaagaaaattattgatcaaggaaatttttgtttaaatacataatcaataaatgtataataataaaaaaaaagaaagacaataaataatattctttgataatatcaataaacaaaaaacctgttgtaatattttattataagcTTTTCctgtgtaaaataataaacgtagaaaatttaaatttaacaagtaaataaattgtgattttttttcgtataaaaGAATCATCAcacgtaaattttatttcaaaattatagaGTCAAGCATATACTTcagtcaattaaaaaagacaATGTCTCATTTACTTTATTACTTTCTAATTGTGGCTCTAGTTTTAACAGCAGGtaacacaaaattttttagataattgtatataatattttttaaagcaaTTTCTGAACATACtgttatatcaattattataatttactttcCAGGTATGCAGGTATATGCATCAACATGTCCAACGGTGAGTTAAAAATTCTATGGTGTTATTCTATGGTGTTCAAGAAATTCAAAACAAAgaataacctttttttttaacacgtgTATTTAGGTTTGTTCCTGTCCAGCCAGGCCAGTATGTCCAGCTTGCGTTTGTGCATTGCCAACagaatgatgatttattaatttactagACTTGATTTACTAATAAATACTGTTCATAAATAGTCActgaaaatttatctaaatgaTTCGCaacttattaaataaataaaaacaataatatatacagaACAAGTATAgagaacaaatttttttccccAAAGATCCCGTTTTTTCCTGTTACTATTAAGCCAAAGTTAGGATAAGCAatgattaaagaaaatttcatCTGAATACATATACTTgtattcaaagaaataaaaaaaacatttaataaaaaactggATGATTATAAACACTTTGAtaatgtcaataaataaaaaaacctgttgcaatattttttgttattatttttcctgtGTCTTCAAggaaaacaattttaataagtaAACAACGAACTATATTATTtgtgatttctttttttcgtataaaagaataattaacgtaaattatatttcagacTAAAACCAATCATATACCTACACGTAcactcaatttaaaaaaaaatgtttcgtttacttttttatttttgcattgcATTTGTATTCTTAGCAGCAGgtaaaacaaagttttttatttcttttacatttttttgaaCAACTACCAGACAcaatgtaatattaatttttaataatttaattttcagtcATAAATGCACAAGATTGTCCTGTACTGGttagttaaaaattgaattatatatttataattttaaaaaatttaggaaacgaaaaataatatatttttttaaaattatatatttagagATGTAATTGTCCAGCCAACCCGGATTGTCCAGTTTGCGATTGTGGAGGGTGGAATTCCACATTAtctaaataacaatgaatataaaactttgtactttttagttaaaattttatagagcTAAACActagttgaaataatatatttatgataaaaactTTCCTGGttatagttaaaaatttatcaacttaggttgaatttaaaaaaattatattatatgaataaaaatactacttttttttcctgttgATAGTATCTTCAAATGAATAaggaaacatttttttttaatgcgtAATAAATATGTgtttaacaaacaaataaataaatgctttGACAATTGTCAACGAACAAATAACCTGTTGCAATATtttatcgtaaatttttttttcaacaagataatgagcaataaaaatttaaataaaatatatgcatacatgtttgtgattttttattttccgtatatataaaagaatgcTTCATCGGgagtttcaatttaaaattatatattgtatattctACACACTTTACATAAAAACGGCAATGTCTCGTTTACTTTTTTACCTTCTAATTATAGCAATACTTTTTGTAGCAggtaaaatagaaattataatata from Aphidius gifuensis isolate YNYX2018 linkage group LG4, ASM1490517v1, whole genome shotgun sequence encodes:
- the LOC122854927 gene encoding chymotrypsin-elastase inhibitor ixodidin-like; this translates as MSRLFFYFVIISAVFAAGINAQGDILCEDENEVPTECGKACELICPGKPRPCPKICVSGCVCIEGYARTDKNGYCVPISRCGKSEAF